In the Desulfovibrio legallii genome, AACCCCCATAACCCCCCGCCGTTCAGGACAGCCCGGCCATGGACGGCGCGGCTGGGGCGCGCCGCTACGCGACCGCGCCCCTTATGCCGGGCGCAACTGCCGCAGGCCCGACAGCCAAAATCTGTTCCAATGTCCCGTGGCTGGCGGCTTTGACGTCGTGGAGGTTGACCGCGCGTCGGTCGCAGGCTTTCCTGAGCTGTCGGTTGGGCGGCAGCGGCCCTATGCCCGGCGCGGCTGGGGCGCGCCGCTGCGCGACCGCGCCCCCTTATGCCGCGCTCAACTGCCGGAGAAAAACGTCCGGCACACAAAAATTTTGCTTCGAGCCGTGCTGTCCGTTGCTTCTCTGCTTTTGTAACGATAACATGATATTATGAAGCAGATACAGACCCGGAAGGAAAGGGGCCGCTGACGCCGCGAAGTCACAACGGCCGCCGCATCCCTGGCGGCGAGGCGCTGCGGATTTTGTGGCCTGNNNNNNNNNNNNNNNNNNNNNNNNNNNNNNNNNNNNNNNNNNNNNNNNNNNNNNNNNNNNNNNNNNNNNNNNNNNNNNNNNNNNNNNNNNNNNNNNNNNNNNNNNNNNNNNNNNNGCGGATTTTGTGGCCTGGCAAGGAAGCGGCCCCGCCCGGACGGGGATAGTACTCTTACGGTACAGACCCGGACGGAAAGGGGCCGCTGACGCCGCCAGGCCGCAAAAGACGCGCGCCTCGCCGCCAGGGATATCTAAAGAAGAGAGGCCTATGTTCATTGCATTGGGGTTAACCTTCCTTGGCATGGCCGTGGGCTTTCTGCTGCGCAAAGGCCCCTGGCCGGGCCGGTTGACGCGCGGCATTACTCCGGTAATCATGCTCCTGCTGCTGGGCCTGGGCATTGCCGTGGGCGGCAACGCCGCCCTGATGGAGGCTTTGCCCCGCCTGGGCGGCGCGGCCCTGGCCCTCACCTTGGCGGGCGTGGCCGGGTCTCTGGTCTGCACCCTGCTGGCGGGCCGGCTTTTCCGTCGTGGGCCCGGCTCCACGTCCGCCCCTGCCCACGCCAACGAGGATACGCATGAAGACTGTTGAACATCTGCTTCAGGGCAACGCCTTTTTCCAGCGCACATATTTTAAGAAGCACGAGGCCCAGCTGCTGGACCTGGTGGCCCACGGCCAGCAGCCCAGGGCGCTCTTTATCGGCTGCGCGGATTCGCGGGTCATTCCCTCGCTCATCACCAACGCGCCTCCGGGCCAGCTCTTTGTGCTGCGCAACGTGGGCAACTTCGTGGCCCCCTACAAGCCGGACGAGGACTACCACGCCACGGCGGCGGGCATTGAATACGCGGTCACGGCCCTGAACGTCGCGGAGGTCATCATCTGCGGGCACACCCATTGCGGGGCCATTGAGGCCCTGTTCGCAGGCAAGGACGAGGACGGAGCCTTTGTCCACACCCGCAAGTGGCTTTCTCTGGGCAAAAAGGCCAAAGAAATGGCCCTGCTGGCCCTGGGCAGGCAGGCGGACAAAGAGCCCCTGCTGCGCCTTGCGGAAAAGCTCTCCATCGTTTTCCAGATCGAAAACCTCATGACCTACCCCTGCGTGCGCGACCGGGTGCGGGAGGGAAGCCTGCACGTCCACGGCTGGCTTTACCATATCGAATCAGGGGCCATGCGCTATTACGACCCTGACGAGCACGACTTCCTGGCCCTGAACCCGCAGACGGACGCCGTGCCGTCCCGGCCCTGACCGCCGCCCGGTCCTGCGCATCCCCCCATGCAAGGCAGCGTGTGCATAGTGGCGTTCTTTGCGGCGGGCGTGCTGCTGGCGCGCCTGGGGCTTGTGCCCGCCTGGCTGCTGGAGCACGACCTGACCCTCTATGTGCTCTGGCTGCTCATGTTCCTGGTGGGGCTTTCCATCGGCGCGGACCGGCGGCTGGGCGAGATCCTGCGCAGCCTGCGCCCCCGCGTGCTGCTCCTGCCCCTGGCCACGGCC is a window encoding:
- a CDS encoding LysO family transporter, producing MFIALGLTFLGMAVGFLLRKGPWPGRLTRGITPVIMLLLLGLGIAVGGNAALMEALPRLGGAALALTLAGVAGSLVCTLLAGRLFRRGPGSTSAPAHANEDTHEDC
- a CDS encoding carbonic anhydrase, with protein sequence MKTVEHLLQGNAFFQRTYFKKHEAQLLDLVAHGQQPRALFIGCADSRVIPSLITNAPPGQLFVLRNVGNFVAPYKPDEDYHATAAGIEYAVTALNVAEVIICGHTHCGAIEALFAGKDEDGAFVHTRKWLSLGKKAKEMALLALGRQADKEPLLRLAEKLSIVFQIENLMTYPCVRDRVREGSLHVHGWLYHIESGAMRYYDPDEHDFLALNPQTDAVPSRP